A portion of the Sabethes cyaneus chromosome 3, idSabCyanKW18_F2, whole genome shotgun sequence genome contains these proteins:
- the LOC128742371 gene encoding uncharacterized protein LOC128742371: MVTKASIFILAVISIVPSEVFAQQRAVDVTNQEIRDAILSLVHSYNLLDNKLERHEQRERSLGEQVKKGLITLQKNQRIFEPMKGTITRLEERVGSIETALLNQDEKHTIQQMKLDETLEGVLRWLTDNAHMLETRVITEPRQYGDGDGLGGKIDELTESIRELRREMAELKSDRESLEQTNRNLIQQAEKLANAKQGSASDEILGKIEERLSSYYNNPVVISHSNVDFEEKVIRKLDTLDATVKESQSSALSTVGKGQESSVDKEFIQGLVNETLEAIEDMRLEVLTASDKSFSKTATRIKENNEVLQASVNEILKTLSEEIIDTEAFFSGTKKDIGSLKDEIAALSRLEKFLLQTGENVLDAKRGIDYGIHQILREVTEVVKANSKELNSTVTKRFDEIGATILDNHNGALTNLSSKIETEISQVWRQIGIMYQEISSSKQALDRLQQQTEAYVNGTLTTMDSMEGKVSLITGRMAEVDSNLNYLLGRLSLVTQEFNLIKTGLGKALDEIKSSFNEVQERVKGPGPHKISSEEVDGDFSKSPSTK; the protein is encoded by the exons GAACCAAGAGATTCGAGATGCGATCCTGTCCTTGGTGCACTCATATAACCTGCTGGATAACAAGCTGGAAAGACACGAACAACGGGAGCGGTCCCTCGGAGAGCAAGTGAAAAAGGGCCTGATTACGTTGCAGAAAAACCAACGGATATTCGAGCCAATGAAGGGCACAATAACACGATTGGAGGAGCGCGTTGGTAGTATCGAAACGGCACTGCTGAAT CAAGATGAGAAACACACTATACAACAGATGAAACTGGACGAAACACTTGAGGGCGTTCTGCGTTGGCTGACTGACAATGCGCACATGCTCGAGACTCGCGTCATCACGGAACCGCGCCAGTACGGGGATGGTGACGGACTCGGCGGAAAAATCGATGAGCTTACCGAAAGTATTAGAGAGCTGCGGCGGGAGATGGCGGAACTGAAGTCAGATAGAGAGTCCCTCGAG CAAACAAATCGCAACCTAATCCAGCAGGCAGAAAAACTAGCAAACGCTAAGCAAGGTTCGGCGTCGGATGAGATTTTAGGCAAAATTGAGGAACGCCTGTCCTCGTATTACAATAATCCCGTTGTAATCAGTCATTCGAACGTCGACTTCGAGGAGAAGGTTATCCGGAAGCTGGACACGCTTGACGCCACCGTCAAGGAAAGTCAATCGAGTGCGCTGTCGACTGTTGGTAAAGGGCAAGAGTCATCGGTAGATAAAGAGTTCATTCAGGGCTTGGTCAATGAAACGCTGGAAGCGATCGAAGACATGCGTCTGGAGGTGTTGACAGCGTCCGATAAGAGCTTCTCGAAGACGGCGACCCGCATCAAGGAGAACAACGAGGTACTGCAAGCGTCGGTGAACGAAATCTTGAAGACATTGTCCGAGGAGATTATCGATACGGAAGCGTTCTTCTCCGGAACGAAGAAAGATATCGGTTCGTTGAAGGATGAGATTGCGGCACTAAGTAGATTGGAAAAGTTCTTGCTACAGACGGGTGAAAACGTGTTAGATGCCAAGCGTGGTATTGATTATGGAATTCATCAGATTCTACGAGAAGTGACCGAAGTGGTGAAGGCCAACTCGAAGGAACTCAACTCAACAGTTACCAAGCGATTCGACGAAATTGGTGCAACCATTTTGGATAACCACAATGGTGCGTTGActaatttaagctcaaagataGAAACGGAAATCAGCCAGGTTTGGCGCCAGATCGGTATTATGTATCAGGAGATCTCATCCAGCAAGCAAGCTTTGGATCGTTTACAACAGCAGACGGAAGCCTATGTGAACGGAACGTTAACCACTATGGATAGCATGGAAGGAAAG GTTTCTCTAATCACCGGACGTATGGCCGAGGTGGACTCCAATCTAAACTATCTGCTGGGTCGTCTATCGCTGGTGACACAGGAATTCAATCTCATCAAGACCGGGCTTGGTAAGGCGCTAGATGAAATTAAAAGTAGTTTCAACGAGGTACAGGAGCGCGTCAAAGGACCGGGACCGCATAAAATTTCCTCCGAGGAAGTCGACGGAGATTTTAGCAAGTCGCCCTCGACCAAGTGA